TTTCTTGATTTATATTTTGATTCTTACCAAGAAAGAGGTTTTTAATCACTTTACACAAAAATTTTTACAGTCTCGAAATATTTATTTGAAACTATGCCAAACTTTTCCAAACTGAAGTAAAAGGTTGCATCAAAATGCGGCTTTTTTTTGTAAAGGTGGTCGCGTTTTGACGCTTACCATCCCACATTGTCCATATAAAACAAATCGTTGTTGGGCTGCCATTATCACAATATAAGCATTTACATCCCACATTGTCCATATAAAACCTAATTCCAATGTTGGATAAACTATTAATGCTGGGCTATTTACATCCCACATTGTCCATATAAAACGATTAATGCACAGATGAATGTTTTAGCATTTTTTCTATTTACATCCCACATTGTCCATATAAAACTTAAAACATTCTTATTTCTTGTATAAAATTCATAAATATTTACATCCCACATTGTCCATATAAAACGAATAAAATTATTTTTAACTGGAATAATATAGATAGAATTTACATCCCACATTGTCCATATAAAACTCTTAAATATTTTCTTTTGTTTGCTGTTTAAGAACTTATTTACATCCCACATTGTCCATATAAAACATGGATTAGCTGCAAGTATAGCGTCAGTAATTGCAAATTTACATCCCACATTGTCCATATAAAACAAAGTGGATTTATTACACCAAATGAAGCACGAGCTAATTTACATCCCACATTGTCCATATAAAACATTAAGAAGGTTTATAACGGAGTTATAGAAGATGATATTTACATCCCACATTGTCCATATAAAACGCAATGATGATGATACACAACCCTTGGACTTATGCGAATTTACATCCCACATTGTCCATATAAAACAATATGTCTGAAAGTATGACTAAGTTAGCTTATGATAATTTACATCCCACATTGTCCATATAAAACATGAAGCTATAAAAGATGTAGAAACTTATGACATAAATTTACATCCCACATTGTCCATATAAAACCTAATATGGTATTTTTAGCAATTGTAGCAATTGCAAATTTACATCCCACATTGTCCATATAAAACCATTTAATCGAGAGAGGACATGCAATTAAAAATGCAAATTTACATCCCACATTGTCCATATAAAACTTAAAAGGCATAGAAAGAAGTGGAGATATTTCAGCACTATTTACATCCCACATTGTCCATATAAAACAGTTAATAGCAATTATAAATGTCTTGCACATATGAAATTTACATCCCACATTGTCCATATAAAACTTAATCTAATGTCAAGAAAACGTTTTCTTTTAATTTAATTTACATCCCACATTGTCCATATAAAACAAGCTATATAATATCATTTCAGTAGATAATATCAAATATATTTACATCCCACATTGTCCATATAAAACTGAATATTAACTTTTTCAATATTGTTGTCATTCAAATTTACATCCCACATTGTCCATATAAAACTGATGAGGATGAAATAAAAAACTCATAGAGTCCGAATTTACATCCCACATTGTCCATATAAAACTTTTTTCACCTCCTTAGCCCCATAATTTCGTTAGAAATTATTTACATCCCACATTGTCCATATAAAACCCCCAAAAATCCAAATTAAAATAACCTAGAAAAATTCTAGCTTTATTAGGCATCGCAATCGTTGTATTTTAATCAATTTTGCAGCAAAGGTATAGTAATGTTAAACTACAACAAGGCAATAAGGGCTATAAAATCATATTTTCCAAAGCAAAATTGCATTCAAAAAACTTATACGCTTCGCTGCAACTATATAAAAATATCTTCATAACTTTTTACAACACCCATTATATCCTTTTGTATCTGTGCTGGAAAGTATATTCTATAAATATAAACTGAATCCTCTTCCTTCTTAATTATTTTATTTACCTCAGCCATACACTTTTGAAGTTTCCCTTCTGTAATATCGCCTTCAAAAACGGAATTTTGCGTCCACATTAAATATTGTTTGAGCTTCTTTCTCACTTTATTAACCCTTTTCTCACCGACATCGTAAGTTATTATAACAAACATGTTACCACCATGCCTTTAACGGTTTATAAATTTCATCACCTAGAAGGTGCTTGATTAATTTATAGCACTCTAAAATTATAAAACCTTTGTAGGATACACTTCTGTTAAGCTTCCTATGTTTTATTGTTGTATGCAGTTTTTCTTCAAATTCCTTGATGAATTTCTTCTTGCCATTGTCATTCAAAAAACAAAACTCTTCTTCATAGTCGAAATCTTCTTTTGTTATAACTCTATTATTAATCAGCTTAAAAATTACCGGATCTACTATTAGTGGTTTAAATATCTCAGCCAAATCAAGGCTTAAAGAAAATCTTTTTGTGGAGGGTTCATGAAGATAACTTATTGTTGGGTCAAGTTGAGTTTTATAAATTTCACCTAATACAGTTGTATACATTTGCATGTTTCCAAATGAAATCATAGCATTTACGGGATCTTTAGGTGGTCTTTTTTCTCTTGAGGAAAGCTCGAATCCATTCTTCAACATTTTATTAAATGCTTCATAATAAATTTTTCTTATTCTACCTTCAGTTCCCATCAATTCATCTATTCCCTGAGCTTTATAAATATTTTCTTTTTCTTTGTTTATTCTTTCAATCTCACCCTCAGTGTTTTTATATTCTCTCAAATTCCTCAAAATGTGAAACGAAGCACTCTCGACAAAACATTTTGCTAAATACAGTCTTTTTTCATCCTTTGAATAATATTCTGCCTGTTTAACAAGTAAAAATCCTGAAACATTCTTTTTTCTTGGATAAAAACTCCCCATATAAAATCCATAATAATTATAGAAATTTATAATTGTTCCATATGAAGAAATAAATGAAAGGAATTTATTGTTTAAATCTACTTCCCCAAATATGTGTATTTTTTCAACAGTTTCAACTGGTAGAAGTTTTAGATTACCTTCTGTATCCTCAAAATAAACAGTATTTTCTTTCCTTTTCAATCTACCATTCGAAAAAATATAATAATCTTTATTCATTAAAATCACCTTCACCAGCATAGCATAATTCAAAATAAGAACATTTCTTACAATATGGCAGCTTTTCAAGCTTAGGAGGGGTCTCCCTTAAATTAATATTTTTAATTTCCTTTAGGGCTTTTACAATTTCTTCTTCAAATTCCTTATTTAATTCTATAATTTCTCTTCTTTTTTCTTTAACATAATTTATTACTCCTCTTTTTACTACCCCAATCTGTTTCAAGTAAAATAAATAATAAATAAGTTGCATCTTATCAGCTAATGGCATCTTACTAGAAATTTTAACTTCCCGGACATATTCATCTTCAATAATGTCAACCTTTAACAAATCATCAATCATTACTTCCTTTGCCGGACTTCTCTGGTATGAATTTTCATGAATAAGTTTTCCCTGCAATACTCTATCGTTTTTATCCTCCATAGTTATTCCTTTAGAGAAAAACCATAGCTTCCTTTTGCATATGTAGTAATAATTTACTTTTATACCTTGAACCTTAAATTCATCAATATCAAATTCCATAAAACCACCTTTTATATGAAATTGGAAATTTCTTCTCCTACATGCAGTCCAATAATATTATCGTATTTGAACTTAACCAAAAAAATATCTCTTACATATTTTACTTCCATTAGAGCGTTTTTAACTTTATAATATGGGACATCTAATGTAAGTTGCTTAATTTTCAAAAACAGCTCAATTTTTCTATTAAAATCCCTCTCTTTTTTGTAATTTTCAAATACCAAAATATTTTTCTCATAAACTTCTATAGGAATTACCTTAACATTTGCCATTTCTCTAAGCTGTTTATGAGCATCTTTTTGTTCTAAGTCATAATCAAATACAGCATCAAGAAAATTTATTGCATTATCAAATTCCTTCAAATAATCTGAACCTTCAAGATTCTTTCTTGAATAAAGTTCATCGACCATTTGCATTTTTTCTTCTTCCTTTAACAATTTCAAATCATAATTTTTTAGTATCTCTATTCCTTTAATAAAAATATCTTTATCGTATACCGTTCCTATGCCGCTTGCATCCTTTGGATAGACAAAAATATTAGGTTCATCACCCAAATCATATTCCCTTTTTCTATAGCACCTGCCCATCCTTTGAAACAAACTATCCAATGTTGATAATTCTGTAAATAGAAAATCAAAATCTATATCTAATGATGCTTCAACAAGTTGAGTAGAAATCCAAATGCCAGGTTTATTATAGTTTTTTATGTTATCTTCCTTTTTCAATCTATCTTCTTGAATAAATAATGAGTGCAATAGATTTGTTTCAGAAAACTTAATTCTTACCTTTTCAAAAATTTCTACTGCTCTTTTTACAGTGTTAACAATAATTAAAACCTTCTTATCCCTTGCCTTTTCAATTATGATATCTATATCTTCATCTATTGATTTTTCGCACAATCTCATCCTATGCCTTGTAATATCTAATGGAAATTTTGTAAATTCGAATTCTATATTTCTTTTTTTCAAAAACTCAACAAAAATGTTCGGCAGTGTGGCAGTCATAATCATAAATTTACCATTAAACTTATTTATCATTTCTATTCCTTTTAAAATAGCTGCAACTATTTTAGGGGAATAAGCTTGTATTTCATCAATTACAACTTTAGAATATGCTAATGTTGCTAATATCTTTTCATAGCCTCTATATTTAAATGGAAAAGTAAAAAGCTGGTCTATTGTTGAAAAATTAAGGGGATACGAAAGTTGTCTTGATATTTCATATTTTTCAAAGGAATCTTCATATCCCTGCGTCTTCATAAATTCAAAACTCGATGAATGCAGCAGCCCTGCTTCTTTAAACTGCATATCTTCAAATACCCTTCTATATATTGCATTGATTGAAACTCTAATTGGTAATGTGAAAAATGATTTGCTATTATCTATCCACAATAATGCTGATTCTGTTTTCCCAATTCCTGTTGAAGCTATCATAATGATATTGTTTTCCCTGTTTTCTAAACAAAACTGTTGAGGTTCTCTTAGATTCCCTTTAAGTTTATCTTGTATGTATTTTTTTGTAATATTAGAAATACTATCTGATGGTTGTATCTCAACATCAACATGTGCAGAAGCACTATGGTCTAATCTATTCAAGAGACCTTTAAGAATAACATATATTCTGTAGTCATTAGAGCTTTCTCTTATTCTGTTTTCTATTTTTAGTTCATTTACATATAATGTGTTTATATTTATAAATTTATTATTAAATTCACTCTCCAAATTCTCGATATTTTTCTTTAAATCATTTTCAACTATATTTTTAATTAACTTAAAGTCTACATCTTTATCCTTCTCGTGATGATAAATGATTGCTTGTGCTAATGATTTGTATATATTTTCTCCATATTTCTGCCTCAATGCCTTTATATCAATAAATGAAGGTGATAAAAAATTATGTGGAACTTCATTTTTAAACTGGGTTTGCAATAGCGGTTCACCAATCTTTTTTCTTATTTCATTCTGAAATGGAGTAAATAGCTTTCCTAAGTCATGATAAAAGCAAGACAAACTCAATAATTCCCAAATATCATTAAAATCAGAAGCTCTAATAACTTCTTCTCCATATAAATTTTTAAATATTGTAAGATTTTTAAGTAAATAATCAGTATGAGACTTTAAAGATTCCACAGGATTTGATTTTGCATATATCATGATAATCCCTCAATCTCTTTATTAAAAAATATAATGTCTTCTTCTTCATCTACATAAACCTTCCCGTTTGTAATTGAATTTGATTCCTTTTCAGCATAAATAACATTAATTTTTTCCCATTCCCGCAAGTTATTTTTAATTTCATACTTATAGTTCAAACTATAATTTATTCCAGTAATTCCTTCATAACCATAAAATTTTGGAATATATGCTGAGTAATTCAAATCAAAACTACTCATTTCTTCAAATAAGTCTAATTGTTTAAATTCAACTAATTTAATCTCATCTATTCTTGCGATATCTTCTCTTCTTCCAATCGAAAAAAACTCTTTTGAACTGTATACGTTTTCATATATATTGTTTAAAATATTTTCATTTGCATATATGTGAATTATTAAATTAACATTATGAAGATAGTGCACATTTAAAGGAGCTTTAGTGACTTCTTTTCCCTTAAAAAAATAGTAGGTTTGAAGATTTACGAATTTATCTTCATAATCTCCTTGAACAGATATAGCCATATCTATATAATTTTGTGCTTTGAGTATATAATGTAAAAAACCCTTTATTGTAGAATAAGGAGGCAGAGGATATGTCTCTGCCACCTTCAAAGCAAACGGTTTCTTATAACAAGCCATCTCCTGATATATTTTCAACTTTAAAGCCTTCATCATCAAATCACACCCCATAGTAAGCTCTAACTTCTCGCTTAATATTTTCAAAAAACTCATTAACTGTCAAAAGTTTTTCTTTAAATTCAGATTTCAAGTCGCTTTCATTAGCAAAGACTCCATTTACTAATCCTGCATAGGTAGTATCCTTTACTTTCTTGTTCAATACCGAAATATCCATTGTAGATTTAATTGGTTCAAGGTCTATTCCAAACGATTCTTTAACATTAATCAACTTGATTCTTCCTTGGAAGAAGGGATTAGGAAAATCATAAACTCCGCCTATTATAAATAATGGAGATAAATTTTCTTGTCTGCCTCTAATATTTCTATTTAAAATCTTAATTATTTCGAGTAATTGTTCTATTCTCTCATACCTTTTTCCATTATCTAATGAAATGCTATTATCTTTTCCTACCTTATCCAAATCAATATTTATAGTGTATGTATAAAAGCTCAAGTGCTGTTCAATATTTGCAATATTTGCATCTTCATTAATTCTATCTGCAAGTCCCTTATTGCTCAAAAATTCAACATCATTTCTATAAGGTTCTAACGAAGTTGCAAAGCTCAACCTTACAACTGCTGGTCTTGTTGTTCCACCTTCACCTTCTTTAGTTTTCATATATCCAAATAAATCCATCTCTTCAGATTCCTTTATTGTTAAATCATCCTTAAATTGAACAGTTCCTTTGCTCTTATCAACGACTTGTAAATTCCAATTGAATATACTGCTACCAAGCCTAACAATGTCATATCTTAAGCATTGTCTAGAAGCAACTGTTTGCTGACTTCCATTGCCTCTTGTCAATTTTTTAAGTTCTGAAATATTTCCAGTTCCTTCACCATAATTTAGGCTTTGTGCTTGAAAAATAACGCTCATTGAAACAGTTTTACTCATTTTCAACAACCTCCCCATGTGAATTATTCTTATCAGTTATCAAACCGGATATATAGCTTTGGGCTATTGTCTCAAAATCCACATCTTCTTCATAAAAACCCTCAAGAAAAATTCTTGGCATTTCAATTTCAGAATTTATATATAATCTTAAAACAGTGTCCATAAACTCCTTTTTATTTCCAACTTTTGCAGTGTTTAAAAGTCTGTATGCAACTGAACTTATTTTATTCTCTGAGCCATGTTTTTTAAGATGTTCTCTCATGGATTGGCCACTAAGAAAAGCTGAATATACTTTCTTCTTCACTTTATCTACATCTCCCTTCATTTTTAAACAGTTTAAAATAGCATTTGCCTTTGAAGCAAAATAAATATCCATACCAAAATTTTGCTTAATTTTTTCATTTAATTTATTAAAAATTACTTTATCTAAATTTCCATTGCTAAAAATGTTATCAATAAATTCCATTTTAAATTTATAATCTTTAATGTTCCTAATAGTTTTATCCGCATAATCCTTAAAAAATAACGCAACATATTTGTTCATATGAAAATATTTTAAATTAGCCTTCTTACTTTCATATTTAGCGTTAAATTCAACAAACAGTATATTCTGCAGTGTCCAAATCGATTTTTCCCTTTCCTGTTCTACTATATTTAAAACAAATTCATCGTATGGAATTCTATCACTGCTTCTATTTTTAAAAGATTCGTTCTTTTTATACAAGTCTTCAATATCCGTATCTAAGTTAACAAAAACATAGTAAAACTTTTTCCAAAGGTCATCTGTTTTATTAATCTCAATATAGTTTTTGTTTATTCTTGTAATTCCTGCAGGTGCACACAATAGAACTAATTTGCAAATATCACATATAGGATATTTGTTTTCTAATCTCCAAAAGAAATTTGCAGAATAATCATTGCTAACGCCAAGCGGCAAAAATTTTCCTTCGTTAAAATCTTCTTCGAATGATATTCCTTCATGGCAAATAGAACATTTATTTAATTCATCAATTTGTAAATTAAATTGGTTTATATCCTTTTTACTATTTTTCAAAAACTTTTTATATAATTTAATCTTCTTATAATCATTTTCTGATTCAATAGTTTCAACAATTTTAGAATAATCTCCCTTTCCCCTTGCAACTTCAACTTTGTTTTCAATTATGATTGGATTAATGTAATCTTTAAACATAATGGCTTTATGTTCTTCAACGCTTTTATTGGCTAAACTCTTTTGTAAAAAGCTTACTTGTCCAAAAAAATTGTCATACATTATACTTCTTATGCTATCAAGCGCATATTTTTCCTTCACTGCTTGTTTATTGAGCAAATTACAAATCTCTTTTAAAACATTATTATATAGATTAATATCTAAGTTCTTTTTTAACTTTTTTATATCGTCCTTTATATTTTTTGTAATTTCTTCGAATCCCTTAGCTGCTGCTTTTTTCTCAAGTTTAGAATTATTCCAAAACTCTTCTAATTTTTCAATAACTTTTTTATTTTCTTCTTTATTAATTGTATTCGACAAATTGTAAACGTCATTTAAAAACCTTTTATAATCCTTATCATATTCATCAATATAGTAGTCGAAATAGTATTCATGAAAATTAGATAAAACATCACTTTCAAATTCCAAATAGTTATCCTTTAATTTATAGTCAATACTTATTCCTTTACTCTCTGTATGTTTAAATATTCTGATCATCCCGACAAGCCCCATGTTATAAAACCAATCGTTCATATATAATCTTACTTGCACCTACATCACCTCTAACACGCCAAATCCCTGGTTTCTTCTGAAAGACAGTCCAAGTTGATACAATAAATTCAAATCCTCTGCATCACCTGATAATTTGAATTCGCCAAAATATGCATTAACTTTATATTTATCTTCTTCTTTTTCGGCACAATAATTTCTATCAATTTTTACTACTCTTTTTCTAAGGCTGACATTCTTAAACGACAGTTTTCTTTTCAAGCCATAACCTCTAAAATTTTTAATAACCAAATCTGCTAAATAATTTAATTCTTCAGTGAATTCATTATCCTCAATGTCTAAAAATCTTCCGCTTTTGTTTTTAAAACAAACAGGTGATAATGTTTTAAATACAACCTCATCTTGTGTAATCTGCTTTTCTCGTAGAAGAATTATTTTCTTCTTTTTAATCAAATAATTTTTATATCTAAAATCATGAATTCTAAGCAGTCCATTGTAAAGATTAATAAAAAATCTCGTATCTGGAGAAGTGATAATTAACTCAACATCTCCACTAATTATGAATTCATCACCCTGTAGTTCAAATCCTTTTATTCCTACTGAAAATGCAAAAGGTTTGCTCATTTTATTTGCCCTGTTCTCAAACAAAAAAATTTCATTGAAATATTTTTCATCAACTATTTTCAAACATTCTTTAATTAAGCTAACAAACATCATATTATAAGCAACGGGTATCCTGTCAGCGTTAAAAATACACTTTAATCTCAAACTCTCACCTCCAATACATTTATTAAATAATTCTATATTTTTTTCCAAATTCCTGCTAAAATTTTAAAATTTGTTAACATCCAATTATTAATTTTTTACCTCCCCCTCTAACTGCTCTAAATCCCCTTATATTTATTGTTATATTTTCCCATTGAATTCATATATCGATAGGCTTATAACTTTATTTATTAAAAGTGTTTATGTGAATACAAAAAATACTGCCACTTGGCAGTATTATTTTTTTATATATCGTTTATATGCCGGGCTGTATTCTGTCCATAAGTCTGTTCCAGTATCCCTCTGAATAGCGAGGTTAAATCCATTTATCTCCGAACTTGCCTTATCAGCATTATGAACCGCAATCGCCTCTATAGTCATCGGAACAACAGGCGATGCCATTTCGAGCATACCGTGATGAGATAAAATGCAGTGTTGTATATCAAGCTTGATATCAGTTGGGAAATCCTTTATCTCTGATATTAACTTGCTAACGAATTCGTAACCTAAAGTTATGTGTCCAAGCATTCTACCTCTTGTGGTATATTTGTTCTCTGGGAAACTTGAAAGCTCAAATATTTTACCAATATCGTGCAATAGGGCTGAAGCCATAGCAACGTCATATTTAATATAACTAAATATTTCACAGTAGCCCTTTACAATTTTTGCAACCTCAATCGTATGCTGTGCAAGCCCGCCTATATAGGCATGGTGTATTTCAGCACCTGCAGCTTTTTTGTAAAAATGTTTTTTTACTTCTTGATGTTCGAATATGTTCTGGAGTAAACTTTTAATATAGGGGTTTTGTATTGTATCAATTAACCTATTTATCTCGTTTACCATATCATTTTCATTTGCAAAACCTGTGGGAAGAATGGAATTTATCAAATCCTGAGAAGGATTGAATATTCTCTCTATAGTATTTATATGAAGCTGGGTTGTTCCCTTAAAATCCCTTGCAATTCCGCTTATATATGCAATACAACCGGGAATAATTTCGTTGTTGATTTTCTCATCGTCGCTCCAAATTTTTGCATCGTAGCTTTTCAAACCAATACCAACCTGAAGATGATAATAACCTTTATTGTTTTGGTCAACCTTTTTAGAAATTGCTCTAACCACTACTGCAACATTTTCAAATTTTTGATTAACACTTATCTGCATTCAAATCACCTCATGATATATTATACATAATTTTTGGGATTTAAAACACATAATATTATAATGGAGGGATAAACATGGAAAGAACTTTAGTCCTAATAAAGCCTGACGGGGTAAGACGAAATTTAATAGGCGACATCATTAAAAGATATGAAATGAAGGGGTTAAGGGTTGCATCAATCAAGTCAGTTTATCCTACTGCTGAAATGGCTAAGGAACATTACAAAGAACATATAGGAAAGGATTTTTTTGAAAAATTGATTAGATTTTTAACCTCTGGAATGGTTATAGCTATTATATTAGAAGGTCAAAACGCTGTAAAATGCGCAAGGATTATAAATGGTTCAACAAAATATCAAGATGCATTGCCAGGAAGTATCAGAGGCGATTACGCATTTGACGAAACCGAGAATATAGTTCATGCTTCTGATTCAACTGAATCAGCAGAAAGAGAAATAAAGATTTGGTTCCCAGAAATCTGTTGAAAAAAAATTATTTTGGTGTATAATATAAATAGTCGTCTGGGTGTGGCGCAGATGGTAGCGCGCCAGAATGGGGTTCTGGAGGTCGCTGGTTCAAGTCCAGTCACCCAGACCAATTTTATTATTTTTCAAAGAAAATCAAGTCAGCAATCAACGCGGTTGCTGACTTTTTATATTTTTCTTCTTTACCCTTTTCTTTTTAACCACCTTTAACCTGAAAAAATCCTCCCTGTCCTTTTCCTCAAGAGCCTCCTGGATGAATTTTACAATAGACTCATACTTGGGAATTTGAATATTCTCAAGAGCATTAGCCCTTCTTTGCGTCTTTTTAATTTCATTAGCAA
This region of Caloramator mitchellensis genomic DNA includes:
- the cas1b gene encoding type I-B CRISPR-associated endonuclease Cas1b; the protein is MNKDYYIFSNGRLKRKENTVYFEDTEGNLKLLPVETVEKIHIFGEVDLNNKFLSFISSYGTIINFYNYYGFYMGSFYPRKKNVSGFLLVKQAEYYSKDEKRLYLAKCFVESASFHILRNLREYKNTEGEIERINKEKENIYKAQGIDELMGTEGRIRKIYYEAFNKMLKNGFELSSREKRPPKDPVNAMISFGNMQMYTTVLGEIYKTQLDPTISYLHEPSTKRFSLSLDLAEIFKPLIVDPVIFKLINNRVITKEDFDYEEEFCFLNDNGKKKFIKEFEEKLHTTIKHRKLNRSVSYKGFIILECYKLIKHLLGDEIYKPLKAWW
- the cas2 gene encoding CRISPR-associated endonuclease Cas2, which gives rise to MFVIITYDVGEKRVNKVRKKLKQYLMWTQNSVFEGDITEGKLQKCMAEVNKIIKKEEDSVYIYRIYFPAQIQKDIMGVVKSYEDIFI
- the cas5b gene encoding type I-B CRISPR-associated protein Cas5b, with the translated sequence MMKALKLKIYQEMACYKKPFALKVAETYPLPPYSTIKGFLHYILKAQNYIDMAISVQGDYEDKFVNLQTYYFFKGKEVTKAPLNVHYLHNVNLIIHIYANENILNNIYENVYSSKEFFSIGRREDIARIDEIKLVEFKQLDLFEEMSSFDLNYSAYIPKFYGYEGITGINYSLNYKYEIKNNLREWEKINVIYAEKESNSITNGKVYVDEEEDIIFFNKEIEGLS
- the cas8a1 gene encoding type I-B CRISPR-associated protein Cas8b1/Cst1 encodes the protein MQVRLYMNDWFYNMGLVGMIRIFKHTESKGISIDYKLKDNYLEFESDVLSNFHEYYFDYYIDEYDKDYKRFLNDVYNLSNTINKEENKKVIEKLEEFWNNSKLEKKAAAKGFEEITKNIKDDIKKLKKNLDINLYNNVLKEICNLLNKQAVKEKYALDSIRSIMYDNFFGQVSFLQKSLANKSVEEHKAIMFKDYINPIIIENKVEVARGKGDYSKIVETIESENDYKKIKLYKKFLKNSKKDINQFNLQIDELNKCSICHEGISFEEDFNEGKFLPLGVSNDYSANFFWRLENKYPICDICKLVLLCAPAGITRINKNYIEINKTDDLWKKFYYVFVNLDTDIEDLYKKNESFKNRSSDRIPYDEFVLNIVEQEREKSIWTLQNILFVEFNAKYESKKANLKYFHMNKYVALFFKDYADKTIRNIKDYKFKMEFIDNIFSNGNLDKVIFNKLNEKIKQNFGMDIYFASKANAILNCLKMKGDVDKVKKKVYSAFLSGQSMREHLKKHGSENKISSVAYRLLNTAKVGNKKEFMDTVLRLYINSEIEMPRIFLEGFYEEDVDFETIAQSYISGLITDKNNSHGEVVENE
- the cas7i gene encoding type I-B CRISPR-associated protein Cas7/Cst2/DevR; protein product: MSKTVSMSVIFQAQSLNYGEGTGNISELKKLTRGNGSQQTVASRQCLRYDIVRLGSSIFNWNLQVVDKSKGTVQFKDDLTIKESEEMDLFGYMKTKEGEGGTTRPAVVRLSFATSLEPYRNDVEFLSNKGLADRINEDANIANIEQHLSFYTYTINIDLDKVGKDNSISLDNGKRYERIEQLLEIIKILNRNIRGRQENLSPLFIIGGVYDFPNPFFQGRIKLINVKESFGIDLEPIKSTMDISVLNKKVKDTTYAGLVNGVFANESDLKSEFKEKLLTVNEFFENIKREVRAYYGV
- the cas4 gene encoding CRISPR-associated protein Cas4; the protein is MEFDIDEFKVQGIKVNYYYICKRKLWFFSKGITMEDKNDRVLQGKLIHENSYQRSPAKEVMIDDLLKVDIIEDEYVREVKISSKMPLADKMQLIYYLFYLKQIGVVKRGVINYVKEKRREIIELNKEFEEEIVKALKEIKNINLRETPPKLEKLPYCKKCSYFELCYAGEGDFNE
- the ndk gene encoding nucleoside-diphosphate kinase; its protein translation is MERTLVLIKPDGVRRNLIGDIIKRYEMKGLRVASIKSVYPTAEMAKEHYKEHIGKDFFEKLIRFLTSGMVIAIILEGQNAVKCARIINGSTKYQDALPGSIRGDYAFDETENIVHASDSTESAEREIKIWFPEIC
- a CDS encoding 3'-5' exoribonuclease YhaM family protein; this translates as MQISVNQKFENVAVVVRAISKKVDQNNKGYYHLQVGIGLKSYDAKIWSDDEKINNEIIPGCIAYISGIARDFKGTTQLHINTIERIFNPSQDLINSILPTGFANENDMVNEINRLIDTIQNPYIKSLLQNIFEHQEVKKHFYKKAAGAEIHHAYIGGLAQHTIEVAKIVKGYCEIFSYIKYDVAMASALLHDIGKIFELSSFPENKYTTRGRMLGHITLGYEFVSKLISEIKDFPTDIKLDIQHCILSHHGMLEMASPVVPMTIEAIAVHNADKASSEINGFNLAIQRDTGTDLWTEYSPAYKRYIKK
- a CDS encoding CRISPR-associated helicase/endonuclease Cas3, translating into MIYAKSNPVESLKSHTDYLLKNLTIFKNLYGEEVIRASDFNDIWELLSLSCFYHDLGKLFTPFQNEIRKKIGEPLLQTQFKNEVPHNFLSPSFIDIKALRQKYGENIYKSLAQAIIYHHEKDKDVDFKLIKNIVENDLKKNIENLESEFNNKFININTLYVNELKIENRIRESSNDYRIYVILKGLLNRLDHSASAHVDVEIQPSDSISNITKKYIQDKLKGNLREPQQFCLENRENNIIMIASTGIGKTESALLWIDNSKSFFTLPIRVSINAIYRRVFEDMQFKEAGLLHSSSFEFMKTQGYEDSFEKYEISRQLSYPLNFSTIDQLFTFPFKYRGYEKILATLAYSKVVIDEIQAYSPKIVAAILKGIEMINKFNGKFMIMTATLPNIFVEFLKKRNIEFEFTKFPLDITRHRMRLCEKSIDEDIDIIIEKARDKKVLIIVNTVKRAVEIFEKVRIKFSETNLLHSLFIQEDRLKKEDNIKNYNKPGIWISTQLVEASLDIDFDFLFTELSTLDSLFQRMGRCYRKREYDLGDEPNIFVYPKDASGIGTVYDKDIFIKGIEILKNYDLKLLKEEEKMQMVDELYSRKNLEGSDYLKEFDNAINFLDAVFDYDLEQKDAHKQLREMANVKVIPIEVYEKNILVFENYKKERDFNRKIELFLKIKQLTLDVPYYKVKNALMEVKYVRDIFLVKFKYDNIIGLHVGEEISNFI
- the cas6 gene encoding CRISPR-associated endoribonuclease Cas6 gives rise to the protein MRLKCIFNADRIPVAYNMMFVSLIKECLKIVDEKYFNEIFLFENRANKMSKPFAFSVGIKGFELQGDEFIISGDVELIITSPDTRFFINLYNGLLRIHDFRYKNYLIKKKKIILLREKQITQDEVVFKTLSPVCFKNKSGRFLDIEDNEFTEELNYLADLVIKNFRGYGLKRKLSFKNVSLRKRVVKIDRNYCAEKEEDKYKVNAYFGEFKLSGDAEDLNLLYQLGLSFRRNQGFGVLEVM